A part of Anaerolineales bacterium genomic DNA contains:
- a CDS encoding DUF3372 domain-containing protein — MHRKTIFHWVLSIGFIIGMLVSTAGTLPVLAQDNATPDTATIAGTMQSELGCSGDWMPGCEVTNLTYDANSDVWKGIFNVTPGNDQDKNGPRYKVALNGTWDWNYGKNASRGGTDIPLVVDAPIEVSFYYDNKTHLVADDYNIPIIVAVGNFQTQLGCSQNDDLNCLRAWLEDPEGDGSYAFVTKSLKAGNYSVSLSISQKAVASNTEPLSFTVAKHNDEIYFGYDMVKNELVISTTGAPKGSLAKQKAVWVNQDTVMWNVVGSPKYSYALYYSPDASLQLTSDGISGGIEIPLTYSKSGPGGDVFELHPNLAGYSAFKIDKTDFEKIPAAIRSQLAVIVRSDAGKVVDSTGLQTAGVLDALFKYDGALGVTVEDGVPTLRVWAPAAISLALKLYDSPTVAVGKTIPMNRDESTGVWSITGDSTWMNQYYLYQVEVFVPKTGKIETNLVTDPYSISLSMNSLRSQIVDLGDAALKPDGWDKLTKPSLAAPEDGVIYELHIRDFSIKDETVPEDLRGTFLAFTVEDSLGMQHLTSLAEAGMTTIHLLPAFDIASVDEDKSKWSSVDAALLGTYPPDSDQQAQAVALIKGTDGFNWGYDPYHYTTPEGSYATNPEGSGRILEFRQMVQALNKVNLRVVMDVVYNHTSQSGQDPKSVLDKLVPGYYYRLDADGNVTTSTCCQNTATENAMMEKLMVDSVLTWARDYKVDGFRFDLMGHHMLRNMQAVRTALDSLTLEKDGVDGKSIYIYGEGWDFGEVANNARGVNATQLNIAGTGIGVFNDRLRDGTRGGNPFEDPRLQGFSTGLFLDPNEAEVLTPEQQLSKLLDYTDWIRIGMAGNLQDFQILRSDGTQVAGSQVLYGGKPAGYTLDPQENVIYVSAHDNETIFDAVQAKSAASVSLADRIRENLLALSIPMLSQGVPFFHAGDDILRSKSLDRNSYDSGDWYNAIDWSYASNNWGVGLPIEGSSYYEIFKPLLANPALKPQSTDLEFASMIFNEFLQIRKGSALFRLQTGDQIKRMLTFLNNGSQAMPGLIVMHLEDIDKLDPNFSDVLVLVNANPQAIQFNDPSLVGKAYTLHPIQQKSVDSKVKEATFDTVSGIISIPAITTAVFVVEQKGLQLSGPAALAVGTVLILMIAGVVFLVVRKVLPGRKPNR, encoded by the coding sequence ATGCATAGAAAAACCATATTTCACTGGGTCCTGTCCATCGGATTCATTATTGGCATGTTGGTTTCAACCGCAGGTACCCTGCCGGTGCTTGCTCAGGATAATGCCACGCCCGATACCGCTACCATCGCCGGTACCATGCAGTCGGAGCTGGGCTGCAGCGGTGATTGGATGCCCGGTTGTGAAGTGACCAACCTCACCTATGATGCAAATTCCGATGTGTGGAAAGGAATATTCAATGTTACGCCTGGGAACGACCAGGATAAAAATGGGCCGCGCTATAAGGTGGCATTGAACGGCACCTGGGATTGGAATTATGGCAAAAATGCCAGCCGGGGAGGGACGGATATCCCATTGGTGGTGGATGCGCCGATCGAGGTGAGCTTCTATTATGATAATAAAACCCACCTCGTCGCCGACGATTACAACATTCCCATCATTGTGGCGGTTGGTAATTTCCAAACTCAGCTGGGGTGCAGCCAGAATGATGATCTTAACTGCCTGCGCGCCTGGTTGGAAGACCCGGAGGGGGATGGAAGCTATGCCTTCGTGACAAAGTCCCTCAAAGCCGGGAACTACTCCGTTTCGTTGAGCATCAGTCAAAAGGCAGTCGCCAGCAATACTGAACCGCTGAGTTTCACCGTCGCTAAACATAATGATGAAATCTACTTTGGCTACGATATGGTTAAAAACGAGCTGGTTATCAGCACGACGGGTGCCCCCAAGGGCAGCCTGGCCAAGCAAAAAGCCGTGTGGGTCAACCAGGACACGGTGATGTGGAACGTGGTTGGTTCCCCGAAATATTCCTATGCCTTATACTATTCACCCGATGCATCGCTGCAGCTGACCTCAGATGGTATTTCAGGTGGGATCGAGATCCCCCTCACGTATAGTAAATCTGGTCCGGGAGGTGATGTATTCGAACTGCACCCCAACCTGGCAGGCTACTCTGCTTTTAAGATTGACAAAACGGATTTTGAAAAGATCCCTGCTGCGATAAGATCACAGCTGGCGGTGATTGTCAGGAGCGATGCGGGAAAGGTGGTTGATTCAACCGGCCTGCAAACTGCGGGAGTGCTGGACGCTTTATTCAAGTATGACGGTGCCTTAGGAGTGACTGTTGAAGATGGTGTTCCAACCCTGCGCGTATGGGCACCCGCGGCTATCTCGTTAGCGCTCAAGCTGTACGATTCTCCCACGGTGGCAGTCGGCAAGACCATCCCCATGAACCGGGATGAGAGCACTGGAGTGTGGAGCATCACCGGTGATAGCACCTGGATGAACCAGTATTACCTGTACCAGGTTGAGGTTTTCGTCCCTAAAACCGGGAAGATTGAAACCAACCTGGTTACCGACCCCTATTCCATCAGCTTATCCATGAACAGCCTGCGCAGCCAGATTGTGGACCTGGGTGATGCAGCACTCAAGCCCGATGGTTGGGATAAACTAACAAAGCCCAGCCTGGCGGCACCAGAAGACGGTGTGATCTACGAGCTGCACATCCGCGACTTCAGCATAAAAGACGAAACCGTGCCTGAGGACTTGCGCGGAACCTTCCTGGCTTTCACGGTGGAAGATTCATTGGGGATGCAACACCTGACCAGCCTGGCAGAAGCTGGTATGACCACCATACATCTGTTACCAGCCTTCGATATTGCTAGTGTAGATGAGGACAAATCCAAATGGTCAAGCGTGGATGCAGCCCTCCTCGGCACTTATCCTCCCGATTCAGATCAGCAGGCCCAGGCTGTGGCCCTGATCAAGGGGACCGATGGTTTCAATTGGGGCTACGACCCCTATCACTACACCACACCGGAGGGCAGCTATGCCACCAACCCGGAAGGCTCAGGGCGTATCCTGGAATTCCGCCAGATGGTGCAGGCTCTCAATAAGGTTAATCTGCGGGTGGTCATGGATGTGGTCTACAACCACACCTCCCAAAGCGGGCAGGATCCAAAATCGGTGCTGGACAAGCTTGTCCCGGGATATTATTACCGGCTGGATGCTGACGGGAATGTGACGACCAGTACGTGTTGCCAGAATACCGCTACCGAAAATGCCATGATGGAGAAGCTGATGGTCGATTCAGTGCTCACCTGGGCCAGGGACTACAAGGTGGATGGCTTTCGCTTCGACCTGATGGGGCATCACATGCTGCGTAACATGCAGGCAGTAAGAACCGCTCTAGATAGCCTGACGCTGGAAAAGGATGGCGTGGATGGTAAATCAATTTATATCTATGGCGAAGGTTGGGATTTTGGGGAGGTAGCTAATAATGCCCGGGGAGTAAATGCCACCCAATTGAATATCGCTGGGACGGGCATCGGGGTGTTCAATGACCGTCTACGCGATGGCACGCGCGGTGGGAACCCGTTCGAGGATCCACGCCTGCAAGGTTTCAGCACCGGGTTGTTCCTCGATCCGAACGAGGCAGAAGTGCTTACTCCCGAACAGCAGCTGTCAAAATTATTGGATTACACTGATTGGATCAGGATCGGCATGGCTGGCAACTTGCAAGATTTTCAGATCCTACGCTCTGATGGCACACAGGTGGCAGGCAGCCAGGTGCTGTATGGTGGAAAACCAGCCGGGTATACCCTCGATCCACAGGAGAATGTGATCTACGTCTCAGCGCATGACAATGAAACGATCTTTGATGCGGTGCAGGCGAAAAGTGCTGCGAGTGTTAGCCTGGCAGATCGTATCCGTGAAAACCTACTGGCACTCAGCATCCCCATGCTAAGCCAGGGAGTGCCGTTCTTCCACGCTGGTGATGACATCCTGCGCTCGAAATCGCTTGACCGTAATTCATACGACTCGGGTGACTGGTACAACGCCATCGACTGGAGTTATGCCAGCAACAACTGGGGTGTCGGTTTACCCATCGAAGGCTCCAGCTATTATGAGATCTTCAAGCCTCTGTTGGCCAACCCCGCATTAAAACCTCAGAGCACGGACCTTGAGTTTGCCTCCATGATATTCAACGAATTCCTGCAGATTCGTAAGGGCTCGGCACTCTTCCGCCTACAGACTGGCGATCAGATCAAGCGCATGCTAACCTTCCTGAATAATGGCTCGCAGGCCATGCCTGGATTGATCGTGATGCATCTGGAAGATATTGACAAACTCGATCCCAACTTTAGTGATGTGCTGGTTTTGGTCAATGCCAACCCCCAGGCGATCCAATTCAATGATCCATCGCTGGTGGGAAAGGCTTACACGCTGCACCCCATTCAGCAAAAATCAGTCGATTCAAAGGTTAAGGAAGCCACCTTTGATACTGTCAGTGGAATAATCAGCATCCCTGCGATTACCACGGCAGTGTTCGTGGTGGAGCAGAAGGGGTTGCAGTTGAGCGGGCCCGCCGCTCTGGCAGTGGGAACCGTGCTGATCCTGATGATTGCAGGCGTTGTATTCCTGGTGGTGCGAAAGGTATTACCAGGGAGGAAGCCTAACCGATAA
- a CDS encoding 6-hydroxy-D-nicotine oxidase codes for MLGEFHIKYGETSLHDVNTPRLQSLLAYLLLRRGISQSRAHLAYIFWPDTTEAQARTNLRNLLHQLRKVLPDADIYLGADAQSLTWREDAPFTVDVADFQAAISVADKASKLGDIRASRLEYEKATALYHGDLLPSCYDDWIIPQREGLRQAFLNALDELVRLLEDQRDYPAAIESAQRILRADPLHEATYRHLIRLHALNNDRASALRAYHTCASILKHELDVEPSAATKELYEQLLGEKITPRLLVPITRGYLPMVGRDAEWLQLLQAWKAAAQSAGQRLMLISGVAGIGKTRLVEELLQWANRQGITTANTRCYAAEGSLAYGPVIAWLRSHPLEILDDSWLSEISRLLPEVLIPRPDLRSPAPLTDAWQRQQLFEALARAVIGLRQPFLLIIDDLQWCDRDTFEWLHFLLRYDREARFLVVGTYRPEEITTEHPLTSLLYSLRKDEQVIELELQPLDMDATISLVRQAAGTEINVDQALKLFAETEGNPLFVVETVRAGMSDPQQMIRATSIGKPEQPTSPDGISLPPKVQSVLMTRLAQLSTPARELAGLAATIGREFSFPLLAEASNRGEDTLVRELDELWQRRIIREHGADGYDFSHDKLREVAYHNSSIARRRLLHQQVGRALETLHAADLGSFSHQIAAHYEQAGLPDLAAPFYLRSAQVARQVFANDEAVSLLKRGITLIEGIQQKEADHPSKLALQLWEELGDIHEMRAEHTEAKYTYAEALKNVAVPDRTDRARLHRKVGIALREERQYAEALSACNQAEAELGMQAEREQADWWREWTEVQVERIWAYYWLAHWPEMELLVDKTQPVVQELGGARLKARFLMATCLMHLRRERYVVSDAMLDDAVEAVAASREWGDLKTRIECRFELGFLHLWRRELDEAEENLQAALELIEISGFVPMRVLSLTYLTVVNRFRGKVDETSDLAIRAQIGAETAHMPDYIAAAKGNLAWVAWRKQDLDLARELCLDAVQVWQQSPMQYPFQWQALWTLIGVTSELGNWDEAWFYVSKLIEPTQQLLPEEINMSLEATIEAKTQGNEILARSHLECTITAARQRGYL; via the coding sequence TTGCTTGGGGAGTTCCACATTAAATACGGCGAGACATCGCTGCATGATGTCAATACCCCGCGACTCCAATCACTGCTGGCATATTTACTCCTGCGCCGGGGGATTTCCCAATCACGGGCACACCTTGCCTACATCTTCTGGCCAGACACCACCGAAGCCCAAGCTCGTACGAATTTACGGAACTTGCTTCATCAATTACGGAAGGTCTTACCTGATGCAGATATTTACCTGGGAGCGGACGCTCAAAGCTTGACCTGGCGGGAGGATGCTCCATTTACTGTAGACGTTGCAGACTTCCAGGCTGCCATAAGCGTAGCTGATAAGGCAAGTAAGTTGGGCGACATCCGCGCTTCACGCCTGGAATACGAAAAAGCCACAGCACTCTACCACGGCGACCTGCTACCAAGCTGTTATGACGACTGGATCATCCCGCAGAGGGAAGGGCTGCGACAGGCGTTCCTGAACGCGCTGGATGAGCTGGTGCGCCTGCTCGAAGACCAGCGTGACTACCCGGCAGCGATCGAGAGCGCTCAGCGAATTTTGCGTGCTGATCCGCTGCATGAGGCCACTTACCGGCATCTGATCCGCCTGCATGCCCTCAATAATGATCGCGCCAGTGCCCTGCGCGCATACCATACCTGTGCTTCGATCTTGAAGCATGAGCTGGACGTCGAGCCCAGCGCAGCAACGAAGGAATTGTATGAGCAGCTACTAGGAGAGAAAATTACTCCCCGACTTTTGGTGCCAATTACAAGGGGTTATTTGCCCATGGTTGGACGTGATGCTGAATGGCTGCAGCTACTCCAGGCATGGAAAGCGGCTGCACAAAGTGCCGGCCAACGCCTAATGCTGATCTCTGGCGTGGCGGGGATTGGTAAAACTCGATTAGTGGAAGAACTACTCCAGTGGGCTAACCGACAGGGAATAACCACTGCCAATACCCGCTGTTATGCTGCAGAAGGTTCATTAGCCTATGGGCCAGTGATTGCATGGCTACGCAGCCATCCCTTAGAAATTCTTGACGATTCCTGGCTTTCAGAAATTTCCCGCCTTCTCCCTGAGGTATTGATCCCGCGACCAGACCTCCGGTCGCCCGCCCCTTTGACCGATGCCTGGCAGCGACAACAACTGTTTGAGGCGCTAGCGCGGGCTGTAATTGGATTGAGGCAGCCCTTCCTGTTGATTATCGATGACCTGCAATGGTGCGACCGTGACACTTTTGAATGGCTGCATTTCTTGCTGCGCTATGATCGAGAGGCGCGTTTTCTGGTAGTGGGTACGTATCGGCCAGAAGAAATCACCACTGAACACCCACTAACATCTTTGCTCTATTCACTGAGGAAGGATGAACAGGTTATCGAGCTGGAGCTGCAACCCCTGGATATGGATGCCACCATTAGCCTGGTGCGGCAGGCGGCAGGCACCGAAATAAATGTCGACCAGGCCCTAAAGTTGTTTGCTGAAACCGAAGGTAATCCTTTGTTTGTAGTCGAAACAGTCCGGGCAGGCATGAGCGATCCTCAACAGATGATAAGGGCAACCAGCATTGGAAAACCTGAACAACCAACATCGCCCGACGGTATAAGCCTTCCCCCCAAGGTGCAATCCGTGTTAATGACCCGCCTGGCGCAGCTTTCCACGCCTGCCCGAGAGCTTGCTGGACTGGCTGCCACCATTGGGCGAGAGTTCAGTTTTCCTTTATTGGCTGAGGCCAGTAACCGAGGCGAGGATACGCTAGTCCGCGAGCTAGATGAATTGTGGCAACGCAGGATTATCCGGGAGCATGGAGCTGATGGGTACGACTTCAGCCATGATAAGCTCCGGGAGGTAGCCTATCATAATTCCAGCATCGCCCGGCGAAGACTACTGCACCAGCAGGTTGGCAGGGCTTTGGAAACCTTGCATGCGGCCGACTTGGGATCATTCAGTCACCAGATCGCAGCTCACTATGAACAGGCGGGCTTGCCAGACCTGGCAGCACCTTTCTACCTGCGTTCTGCCCAGGTGGCGCGGCAGGTCTTTGCTAATGATGAAGCCGTATCATTATTAAAACGAGGTATCACGCTTATCGAAGGCATCCAACAAAAAGAGGCTGACCATCCATCAAAGCTGGCATTACAATTGTGGGAAGAGTTAGGTGATATCCACGAAATGCGGGCTGAGCATACGGAAGCAAAATATACCTATGCAGAAGCGCTAAAAAACGTGGCTGTGCCAGATCGAACAGACAGAGCCAGGCTGCACCGTAAGGTGGGCATTGCTTTGCGTGAAGAACGGCAATATGCTGAAGCACTATCAGCCTGTAATCAGGCCGAAGCCGAGTTAGGCATGCAAGCCGAGCGAGAACAAGCAGATTGGTGGAGAGAATGGACAGAAGTACAGGTGGAAAGGATTTGGGCATATTACTGGCTGGCCCATTGGCCCGAAATGGAGCTGCTGGTCGATAAAACCCAACCGGTTGTCCAGGAGCTTGGAGGTGCCAGGTTAAAGGCCAGGTTCTTGATGGCGACCTGCCTGATGCACCTGAGACGGGAAAGGTATGTTGTATCGGATGCAATGCTCGATGATGCGGTTGAAGCAGTGGCAGCCAGCCGTGAATGGGGTGACTTGAAAACGCGCATCGAATGCCGATTTGAGTTGGGGTTTCTACACTTATGGCGGCGAGAGCTGGATGAAGCTGAAGAAAATCTGCAGGCTGCCCTGGAGTTGATTGAGATTTCTGGCTTTGTCCCCATGCGTGTTCTCAGCCTGACTTACTTGACGGTGGTGAATCGATTTCGGGGAAAAGTGGATGAAACCTCTGACTTAGCGATACGCGCCCAGATTGGTGCTGAAACTGCGCATATGCCTGATTACATCGCTGCAGCAAAGGGAAACCTGGCCTGGGTCGCCTGGCGCAAGCAGGACCTGGATCTGGCCAGGGAATTATGCCTGGATGCCGTCCAGGTTTGGCAGCAGTCACCCATGCAGTACCCATTTCAGTGGCAAGCACTGTGGACATTGATCGGAGTAACCAGCGAACTTGGTAATTGGGACGAAGCCTGGTTCTACGTGAGTAAGCTGATTGAACCGACCCAACAATTATTACCAGAAGAGATAAATATGTCGTTGGAAGCAACAATAGAAGCAAAAACGCAGGGGAATGAAATTTTAGCTCGGTCTCACCTTGAGTGTACCATCACAGCTGCTCGCCAGCGGGGTTACTTGTAA